The following are encoded in a window of Telmatobacter sp. DSM 110680 genomic DNA:
- a CDS encoding TolC family protein yields the protein MQLFGRRVFEDQNSAGRAVKRNAGQQLRAITAAMLTLTAGVPSGIAQQQSGGVTGAGAKQPEKQSSQLPTAPAPVPTKPLDLRPTNRDYSKPFGPLLGNPINMYRPTSIGKASFANSVRLDNLVKDGKIYLSLSDAIALAIENNYDIAIARYDLDIADTDILRTKTGAEPLGAPSGLVTGTLGGSVSILSTGGGPGGTTVGSGGAGSGVSGLTLTTAGAGPLPEPLDPNITGTVQFERARQPQANTLFSGGKTALTTNTNQYNFGYNQGFVTGTALQANITNTRITSDNPFTAYSPELSSVFKATVTQHLLQGAGIWINKRFMYQAINDRRITDSSFRQQILYTVNQVESIYWGLVSAYEDVQAKQRALDQSTKLSSDTHKQLEIGTMAPLDVVQADSTVSTDKQALTASQNTLNYQQQIIKQAIARNLNDPALATAPVVPTDRISLDQIPEETQPVEDLVQAAFKNRPELEQASLTLRNDEITLKGARNQLLPALDVYGFYGSSALGGSQSPNWTNFQTGEPNPPGTIPSSGYGTVLTNLFNSSAPDKGVGFSMTIPIRNRSAQAQQERSLMEYRQAELRLAQLYTQIRMQVVNAQFALTNDRAEVQSSLAARDYAQQSLDAEQKKLKLGASTTANVLQQERNLAIAENNLIAANAAFANNRAGLYQVLATTLEHYGINLVDAAKGTVNTAPTVPGVQPASAQPTTTPTPMPAQPTDQPTAQPTTPPPPPSR from the coding sequence ATGCAATTGTTCGGTAGACGTGTGTTTGAGGATCAGAATTCAGCCGGTCGCGCGGTCAAGCGCAATGCAGGACAGCAATTAAGAGCGATTACGGCAGCGATGCTGACACTGACGGCAGGTGTGCCCTCGGGGATTGCACAGCAGCAGTCAGGTGGCGTTACGGGGGCGGGCGCGAAGCAGCCGGAAAAGCAGTCGTCCCAGTTGCCGACGGCGCCGGCGCCGGTTCCGACCAAGCCGTTGGATCTGCGGCCGACAAATCGTGATTATTCCAAGCCGTTCGGGCCGCTGTTGGGCAATCCGATCAATATGTATCGTCCCACCTCGATCGGGAAGGCGAGTTTTGCCAATTCTGTGCGGCTCGACAACCTTGTGAAGGACGGAAAGATTTACCTGAGCCTTTCCGATGCAATCGCATTGGCAATTGAGAACAATTACGACATCGCGATCGCGCGCTACGATCTGGACATCGCAGACACCGACATCCTGCGGACCAAGACCGGCGCAGAGCCTCTGGGTGCGCCCTCAGGCCTTGTGACCGGCACGCTGGGCGGATCGGTCTCGATCCTGTCGACGGGCGGCGGTCCAGGCGGAACTACGGTTGGATCGGGCGGCGCGGGTTCAGGCGTGAGCGGTCTGACCCTCACCACGGCCGGCGCGGGACCATTGCCGGAACCTCTAGATCCAAACATCACGGGAACAGTGCAGTTTGAACGTGCGCGGCAGCCACAGGCGAACACCTTGTTCTCAGGCGGCAAAACTGCGTTAACCACGAATACCAACCAATACAACTTCGGGTACAACCAGGGATTTGTCACCGGCACTGCGCTGCAGGCGAACATTACCAACACCAGGATCACCAGCGACAACCCTTTCACGGCGTATAGCCCGGAACTGAGTTCCGTATTCAAAGCGACCGTCACGCAACATCTGCTTCAAGGTGCGGGTATCTGGATCAACAAGCGATTCATGTACCAGGCGATCAATGACCGCCGTATTACCGATTCATCGTTTCGCCAGCAGATTCTCTACACTGTGAACCAGGTGGAAAGTATTTACTGGGGACTGGTGAGCGCGTATGAGGATGTGCAGGCAAAGCAGCGCGCTCTCGATCAGAGCACGAAGCTTTCTTCTGATACGCACAAGCAACTCGAGATCGGTACCATGGCGCCACTAGATGTCGTGCAGGCTGACTCAACTGTGTCGACTGACAAGCAGGCGCTTACCGCGTCGCAGAACACGCTGAACTATCAGCAGCAGATCATCAAGCAGGCCATTGCGCGCAACCTGAATGACCCTGCGTTGGCAACAGCGCCCGTGGTTCCCACGGATCGCATCAGTCTCGATCAGATTCCCGAAGAGACTCAGCCCGTAGAGGATCTTGTCCAGGCTGCATTCAAAAATCGGCCCGAGCTGGAACAGGCCAGTCTGACTTTGCGCAACGACGAAATTACACTCAAGGGTGCACGGAACCAATTGCTCCCTGCACTCGATGTCTACGGCTTCTACGGTTCCAGCGCATTGGGTGGATCGCAGAGCCCGAATTGGACAAATTTCCAAACCGGAGAGCCGAATCCGCCCGGAACAATTCCTTCTAGTGGCTACGGAACCGTGCTCACTAACCTCTTTAACAGCTCAGCGCCGGACAAGGGCGTAGGGTTCAGCATGACGATCCCGATCCGCAACCGCTCTGCGCAAGCCCAGCAGGAGCGGTCGCTGATGGAGTATCGCCAGGCTGAGTTGCGGTTGGCTCAACTCTATACGCAGATCCGCATGCAGGTGGTGAATGCGCAGTTTGCGCTGACAAACGATCGCGCAGAGGTGCAGTCTTCGTTAGCCGCGCGGGATTATGCGCAGCAGAGCCTGGACGCCGAGCAGAAGAAGTTGAAGCTAGGCGCCTCCACCACTGCTAACGTGCTCCAACAGGAACGTAATCTTGCAATCGCTGAGAATAACCTGATTGCGGCGAACGCGGCGTTTGCAAATAACCGCGCTGGCTTGTACCAAGTGCTGGCAACGACGCTGGAGCACTATGGCATCAACTTGGTAGATGCGGCGAAAGGCACAGTGAATACTGCGCCCACGGTTCCGGGGGTGCAGCCGGCGAGTGCACAACCAACGACAACGCCGACTCCGATGCCGGCTCAACCCACAGATCAGCCAACCGCGCAGCCTACAACTCCTCCGCCGCCTCCAAGCAGGTAG
- the aroA gene encoding 3-phosphoshikimate 1-carboxyvinyltransferase — MSTTTHERIIRPARNILGTLRLPGDKSISHRYALLGAFAEGRSRFSNFSTGADCASTLACMQALGAKVRKLEDGRIEIEGVAGRVMPANHPLDCGNSGSTMRMISGLLAPQQGTFTLIGDESLSRRPMERIRKPLAEMGANLTLTDGHAPVTILGAPLHAIDFTTPIPSAQVKTCVLLAGLQTEGATVVREALRTRDHSELALRAFGATLTRSIDSITINGPQKLHAIEAAVPGDISSAAFFFCAAALFPNSALILDGIGLNPTRAALLDVLTTLGARIAVLQLEEVHSELVGTVQITTDESGLRSTEVSGSQAAQLIDELPVLAAIGPYTSGGIRIRDAKELRVKESDRIALVARNLRAMGAEVEEFEDGLDIPGGQTLHGAVIDSGGDHRIAMAFSIAALRAEGETLIQGAESAAISFPEFFDLLDLVAER, encoded by the coding sequence TTGTCTACGACCACGCACGAACGCATCATCCGCCCAGCGCGTAATATCCTTGGAACTCTCCGACTGCCCGGCGATAAATCCATCAGCCACCGCTATGCCCTTCTAGGAGCATTCGCTGAAGGCAGGTCGCGATTCTCCAACTTTTCCACCGGCGCCGATTGTGCATCGACACTCGCCTGTATGCAGGCGCTCGGCGCAAAGGTTCGCAAACTCGAGGACGGCCGTATTGAAATCGAAGGCGTCGCCGGTCGCGTTATGCCGGCGAATCATCCGCTCGACTGCGGTAACTCCGGATCGACGATGCGCATGATCTCCGGGCTGCTCGCACCGCAGCAAGGCACCTTTACGCTGATCGGCGATGAGTCGCTTTCGCGGCGCCCGATGGAGCGCATTCGCAAACCCCTGGCGGAGATGGGCGCTAACCTCACCCTCACGGACGGCCACGCGCCCGTTACGATTCTGGGCGCCCCACTTCACGCGATCGACTTCACCACGCCTATCCCCAGCGCCCAGGTCAAGACCTGTGTTCTTTTAGCCGGACTTCAAACCGAAGGCGCCACGGTGGTGCGAGAGGCCTTGCGCACCCGGGATCATAGTGAACTTGCGCTGCGTGCCTTTGGCGCTACGCTCACGCGCTCCATCGACTCCATTACGATCAACGGCCCGCAGAAACTGCACGCTATCGAAGCTGCCGTTCCGGGCGATATCTCTTCCGCCGCATTCTTCTTCTGCGCCGCTGCGCTCTTTCCCAACTCCGCCCTCATCCTCGACGGCATCGGCCTGAACCCAACGCGGGCCGCGCTGCTTGACGTGCTCACCACACTTGGAGCTCGCATTGCTGTTCTGCAACTCGAGGAAGTCCATTCCGAACTCGTCGGCACCGTGCAGATTACGACTGATGAATCTGGTCTTCGCTCCACCGAAGTCAGCGGATCCCAAGCCGCCCAGCTCATCGACGAACTTCCGGTACTCGCTGCCATTGGGCCTTATACCAGCGGCGGCATTCGCATTCGCGATGCGAAGGAACTTCGCGTCAAGGAGTCCGACCGCATTGCACTTGTTGCGCGCAATCTTCGCGCCATGGGGGCCGAAGTCGAAGAGTTCGAAGACGGGCTTGATATTCCCGGCGGCCAGACGCTTCACGGAGCTGTGATCGACTCCGGCGGCGATCACCGTATTGCGATGGCCTTCAGCATCGCTGCTCTCCGCGCCGAAGGTGAGACGCTGATTCAAGGCGCAGAATCTGCCGCTATCAGTTTTCCCGAGTTCTTCGACCTGCTCGACCTGGTAGCCGAACGCTGA
- a CDS encoding SpoIIE family protein phosphatase — MPPTPPITRPEPEYEGDYRPADPDNPHAHIDPQNARIETTDLAFLGHMADTLNTTLDLQTLLNRTSELVRSIIPYRIFSILLLNDRTNELRMRFQIGHTPETQRMRFPIGKGVVGQVALTRRPMLINDVSKVEGYIPANPNVCSELAIPLIAKNRLIGVLDLESEQADFFKPEHLHLLTLTGSRIAQAIENARLYTRVSRQAETLSVLNEIATELTSILDLDPLLAKVGQLLRRLIDYQMFSIMLLDEKGETLITRYAWRFGHAQAPMRRISVTTGLVGAAVREWRPINVPDVRKDQRYLPMNAETRSELVVPLFYKERVIGVLDLEHTRTAFFNEDHVRTLTTMAAQVAIAIENARLYQAVKRQEQQLERDIAMAREVQLRLLPTTPPVHQHAELAVSFLPARTIGGDLYDFLEYSPTQTAIVLGDVSGKAAPAALFAALVSGIMRSAAQQRLAPAAMLETLNHALQERRLDSQYVVMLFALWNDENQTLQVANSGAVQPVFCRAGENVTVKAEGLPLGMFPNSTYEEFNVATQPGDAIVFVSDGILDAENEKHEMYGEERLATLLCSLRDLPAQHIAAAILSDVTQFQGAQDRFDDETIIVLRVR; from the coding sequence ATGCCCCCCACGCCGCCAATCACACGCCCTGAGCCGGAGTACGAAGGCGACTACCGTCCGGCAGACCCGGATAACCCTCATGCCCACATCGATCCGCAGAACGCCCGCATTGAGACCACCGACCTTGCGTTCCTTGGCCACATGGCCGACACCCTCAACACCACGCTGGACTTGCAGACGCTGCTCAATCGCACTTCAGAGCTTGTCCGCTCCATCATTCCCTACCGCATTTTTTCCATCTTGCTTCTGAATGACCGAACCAACGAGCTCCGTATGCGTTTTCAAATCGGTCACACACCGGAGACGCAGCGGATGCGTTTCCCCATCGGAAAAGGTGTGGTGGGCCAGGTTGCGCTCACACGGCGGCCCATGCTGATCAACGACGTAAGCAAGGTTGAGGGGTACATTCCGGCAAATCCCAACGTGTGCTCCGAACTCGCAATTCCCCTCATCGCAAAGAATCGCCTCATCGGAGTGCTCGATCTCGAGAGCGAACAGGCCGACTTCTTCAAGCCGGAACATCTTCATCTGCTTACCCTCACTGGATCGCGCATTGCTCAGGCCATTGAGAACGCGCGCCTCTACACCCGCGTCTCGCGCCAGGCTGAGACCCTTTCCGTCCTTAACGAGATCGCTACCGAACTCACCTCAATTCTCGATCTCGATCCGCTGCTCGCCAAGGTCGGCCAGCTCTTGCGCCGTCTCATCGATTATCAGATGTTTTCGATCATGCTTCTCGATGAAAAAGGTGAGACGCTGATCACGCGCTATGCGTGGCGCTTCGGCCATGCGCAAGCGCCCATGCGCCGGATTTCCGTGACTACCGGTCTCGTTGGGGCTGCGGTGCGCGAGTGGCGTCCCATCAACGTTCCCGATGTCCGCAAGGACCAGCGCTATCTACCGATGAATGCAGAGACGCGTTCGGAACTCGTGGTTCCCCTTTTCTACAAGGAGCGGGTCATCGGCGTGCTGGATCTGGAGCACACGCGGACCGCTTTCTTCAATGAAGATCACGTGCGCACACTCACCACGATGGCCGCGCAGGTGGCAATCGCTATTGAGAATGCGCGACTGTATCAGGCCGTGAAGCGCCAGGAGCAGCAACTCGAGCGTGATATCGCAATGGCCCGCGAAGTCCAATTGCGCCTGTTGCCGACTACACCACCCGTACATCAACATGCAGAGCTGGCTGTCAGCTTTTTGCCCGCACGGACCATCGGCGGCGACCTGTACGACTTTCTCGAATACAGCCCAACTCAGACCGCCATCGTTCTTGGCGACGTCAGCGGAAAGGCAGCGCCCGCAGCGCTCTTCGCTGCGCTGGTCAGCGGCATCATGCGCTCCGCAGCGCAGCAAAGGTTGGCGCCGGCCGCGATGTTGGAGACGCTGAACCATGCACTTCAGGAACGCCGACTCGATTCGCAATACGTCGTCATGCTCTTCGCCCTATGGAACGACGAAAACCAGACGCTGCAAGTCGCCAACTCGGGAGCTGTGCAGCCTGTCTTCTGTCGCGCCGGCGAGAACGTCACGGTGAAAGCGGAGGGTCTGCCTCTCGGCATGTTCCCCAACAGCACCTACGAGGAATTCAACGTCGCCACCCAGCCAGGCGATGCAATCGTCTTTGTGTCTGACGGAATTCTCGATGCCGAAAACGAAAAGCACGAGATGTACGGAGAAGAGCGGCTAGCTACTTTGCTCTGCTCTTTGCGCGACCTCCCCGCCCAGCACATTGCCGCCGCCATCCTCTCCGACGTAACGCAGTTTCAAGGAGCGCAGGACCGCTTCGACGACGAAACCATCATCGTCCTCCGCGTACGATAG
- the deoC gene encoding deoxyribose-phosphate aldolase: protein MPVITPIRDEDLEFDHGTFDSAAFSKQALASWQSLAQVIDHTILKPDATRDQIESLCDEAIRYRFACAMVNPVWVPTAVEILSGTSIPVGVVIGFPFGASLTSTLRQEAAALARLGAKELDMVIPIGQLKSGNHHAVHHTIHAAATVAHHNGAILKVILETALLTVEEKLRGAELAIQAGADFIKTSTGFAGGGATAADVALMRGVAGGRCGVKASGGIRTLADVKTMLEAGANRIGASASVTIVRELGAE, encoded by the coding sequence ATGCCAGTCATTACCCCGATCAGGGATGAAGATCTTGAGTTCGATCACGGAACCTTCGATTCAGCTGCATTCTCAAAACAGGCCCTCGCATCCTGGCAATCTCTTGCACAAGTCATCGACCATACGATCCTGAAGCCGGACGCTACCCGCGATCAGATTGAAAGCCTCTGCGACGAAGCCATCCGCTACCGCTTCGCATGCGCGATGGTGAACCCTGTGTGGGTGCCTACCGCTGTCGAGATTCTTTCCGGTACGAGCATTCCAGTCGGCGTAGTTATCGGATTCCCATTCGGCGCGTCGCTTACTTCGACCCTGCGCCAGGAGGCTGCTGCACTGGCGCGCCTTGGCGCGAAAGAACTGGACATGGTCATCCCGATCGGACAGCTCAAGAGCGGCAATCACCACGCTGTGCACCACACTATTCATGCAGCCGCGACCGTCGCGCATCATAACGGCGCAATCCTCAAGGTTATTCTCGAAACTGCCCTGCTCACCGTCGAAGAGAAGTTGCGCGGCGCTGAACTCGCCATCCAGGCCGGCGCTGACTTTATCAAGACCTCAACTGGATTCGCCGGAGGCGGCGCTACCGCAGCCGATGTTGCACTAATGCGCGGCGTGGCGGGGGGACGTTGTGGCGTCAAAGCTTCGGGCGGAATCCGCACTCTTGCCGACGTCAAGACGATGCTTGAAGCCGGAGCCAACCGCATCGGCGCATCTGCCTCCGTGACCATCGTTCGGGAACTCGGCGCCGAATAA
- a CDS encoding nuclear transport factor 2 family protein, with protein sequence MSERAILYGAYADFNARNIDAVISRMHPEVQWANGMEGGHVHGKDEVEGYWTRQFTTLNPHVEPVSIAPDEHGNWVVEVHQVVYDHEGNLLLDTTVYHTYQFRDGLIVRMDITASESGKN encoded by the coding sequence ATGAGTGAGAGAGCGATCCTTTACGGCGCTTACGCCGATTTCAATGCCCGAAACATTGATGCGGTGATCTCGCGCATGCATCCAGAAGTGCAATGGGCGAACGGAATGGAGGGTGGCCACGTCCATGGAAAAGATGAGGTTGAAGGCTATTGGACGCGACAATTCACGACCCTCAATCCCCACGTCGAGCCAGTCTCAATCGCGCCAGATGAACACGGTAATTGGGTTGTCGAAGTGCACCAGGTGGTTTATGACCACGAAGGCAACCTGCTGCTCGACACAACCGTCTACCATACGTACCAATTTCGCGACGGCCTCATCGTTCGCATGGACATTACAGCTTCAGAATCGGGCAAAAACTGA
- the hpt gene encoding hypoxanthine phosphoribosyltransferase, which translates to MATITYQGLEVLYTRQQIADRVAEMGAQITRDLNEEKLVMVGVLKGAAIFLADLARSVQVDTTFDFVAVSSYGKGQRSSGAVKLIKDLDEPIEGKNVLIVEDILDTGLTLAYLRKIFLQHKPKTLRIATLLDKPSRRIEKIDADYTGFAIPNLFVIGYGMDYAERYRNLPDICLMAPDHPE; encoded by the coding sequence ATGGCCACCATCACTTACCAGGGACTTGAGGTCCTCTATACGCGTCAACAGATAGCCGATCGCGTCGCGGAGATGGGCGCGCAAATTACCCGCGACCTCAACGAGGAGAAGCTTGTGATGGTCGGCGTCTTGAAGGGCGCTGCAATCTTTCTCGCCGACCTCGCCCGCTCTGTCCAAGTAGACACCACATTCGACTTTGTCGCTGTCTCGAGCTACGGAAAAGGTCAGAGGTCGTCCGGAGCCGTCAAACTTATCAAGGATCTGGATGAGCCCATTGAGGGCAAAAACGTTCTCATCGTCGAAGACATTCTTGACACCGGCTTGACGCTCGCCTACCTGCGCAAGATATTTCTGCAGCACAAACCCAAGACGCTGCGCATCGCCACCCTCCTCGACAAGCCATCGCGCCGCATCGAAAAAATAGACGCGGACTATACAGGATTCGCCATACCAAACTTGTTCGTGATCGGATATGGGATGGATTACGCCGAGCGGTATCGCAATCTACCCGACATATGCCTCATGGCGCCCGATCATCCGGAATAG
- a CDS encoding prolipoprotein diacylglyceryl transferase: MIPYIHLNLHFWHPEIPTFGLMLWLAAVAAAFVMDRAFKRAGVDADAVGMVAIAVLAGIVGAKLWHVIDTPSEFREMGWRVLWDTAGFAWFGGLLFGISALLFQGYRAKIGALRTLDLAAPAAAIGYGIGRIGCFLSGDGCYGVETNRPWGMSFPNGIEPTPPGVRVQPTPLFEFGMGLLIGWYLWWRGSKRLGTGALVGEYLMLTGIARFLVEIIRRNPRVLWGLSNAQLASAGSVLVGAGLVWWAARRPLSDPDSAREGLSKVA, encoded by the coding sequence ATGATTCCGTATATCCACCTGAATCTACATTTCTGGCATCCTGAAATTCCCACTTTCGGCTTGATGCTCTGGCTCGCGGCCGTGGCTGCGGCTTTTGTGATGGACCGAGCGTTTAAGAGGGCTGGCGTTGATGCCGACGCGGTGGGTATGGTGGCGATCGCCGTGCTGGCAGGAATTGTCGGCGCAAAACTTTGGCATGTGATCGATACGCCAAGCGAGTTTCGTGAAATGGGTTGGCGCGTGCTGTGGGACACGGCAGGGTTCGCGTGGTTCGGTGGCTTGCTCTTCGGAATCTCGGCGTTGTTGTTTCAGGGCTATCGGGCCAAGATCGGCGCGCTGCGCACATTGGACCTCGCAGCACCGGCAGCCGCGATAGGTTACGGTATCGGTCGTATCGGGTGCTTTTTGTCCGGCGATGGCTGCTACGGCGTGGAGACCAACCGGCCGTGGGGCATGAGTTTTCCCAACGGAATCGAGCCAACACCGCCCGGTGTTCGGGTGCAACCTACTCCTCTATTTGAGTTTGGTATGGGTTTGCTGATCGGCTGGTATCTCTGGTGGCGGGGCAGCAAGAGACTGGGAACTGGTGCGCTTGTTGGTGAATATCTGATGCTGACCGGTATCGCGCGCTTCCTTGTCGAGATCATCCGTCGTAACCCACGGGTTCTGTGGGGACTATCCAACGCTCAGTTAGCGAGTGCGGGGTCTGTTCTGGTTGGCGCTGGCCTGGTGTGGTGGGCTGCCCGTCGACCATTGAGCGATCCCGATTCGGCGCGAGAAGGCCTGTCCAAGGTAGCCTAG
- a CDS encoding PAS domain S-box protein, whose amino-acid sequence MSSTHESLQNPRNPIREIEPDGVRLKELLAQAPTAIAFLSGTDFRISYANDLYVRAMGRSTSSELLGRKIHEAVPELKDLGILEMLNDVYRTGDAHHETDFKLTLHTASPEHLEHRYFDFILQPTFDVAGKFEGVFVLAVDLTDRVLSRRAVEVSEERLRLAQEAAQIGTWEWDPVENTRTLSKQMHRMYGTDSKATNEEIHKTWISRVLPRDLPYVNLAMAECQRTGLLDLEYRYNHPEMGLRHHHSKGRRMLGTSRFFGVVSDITDRKRLEESLSEREQEFRSLANSMPQLVWMAGPDGYVHWFNERWYDYTGTTAEQNCGWGWQSALDPGYLPQLIARWTKSLESGEPFEMIFPLKGKEDTYKPFLTRAVPIYDSSGAVTRWFGTNTDLSGEFEIQQKILESKTREQASLEDTQRLAAIVESSDDSIISKDLNGIVKSWNPGAERVFGYTTEEMIGQSIRKIIPPELFSEEDRILSAVARGERTDHFETMRIRKDGEKIEVSLTLSPVADESGKITGVASISRDVSQQKKVERALHTSERLATVGRLAATIAHEINNPLEAVTNLVFLAQTSMQDEDGKIFLEQAQQELARMALLTKQTLGFYRENRGARPLTLGELVTPLVAVFSARARNKQVSIATDIRDNPTMVGFPGELRQLFANLLNNSIDAVRDHGRILIRVSAAHEYVGEKRAGVRLTVCDNGPGIAFEVRQKLFEPFFTTKRDVGTGLGLWVTSNILRKHNGTIRVRSSVTSGKSWTVFSVFLPLHSEPAVASA is encoded by the coding sequence ATGTCGAGTACTCACGAAAGTCTGCAGAATCCGCGCAACCCAATCCGCGAAATCGAGCCCGATGGCGTGAGGCTCAAGGAACTTCTGGCTCAGGCGCCAACCGCGATCGCGTTCCTGAGTGGGACGGACTTTCGCATCTCGTATGCAAATGACCTATACGTGCGCGCAATGGGGCGCTCGACATCCAGCGAACTTCTCGGCAGGAAAATTCATGAGGCTGTGCCGGAACTGAAGGATTTAGGGATTCTCGAGATGCTGAACGATGTCTACCGTACAGGAGACGCGCATCACGAAACCGATTTCAAATTGACGTTGCATACCGCAAGTCCGGAACATCTCGAGCACCGATACTTTGACTTCATCCTCCAACCCACATTCGATGTTGCCGGAAAGTTTGAAGGCGTTTTCGTACTTGCTGTCGATTTGACTGACCGCGTATTGAGCCGTCGCGCCGTAGAGGTGAGCGAAGAACGCCTGCGCCTGGCGCAGGAAGCTGCACAAATTGGAACGTGGGAGTGGGATCCCGTCGAGAATACGCGAACTCTATCGAAGCAGATGCATCGGATGTACGGTACGGATTCGAAGGCGACAAATGAAGAGATTCACAAAACCTGGATCTCGCGCGTCCTTCCTCGAGATCTGCCTTACGTAAATCTGGCGATGGCGGAGTGCCAGCGCACAGGCCTGCTCGACCTCGAATATCGTTACAACCATCCCGAGATGGGACTGCGCCATCATCACTCCAAGGGGCGGCGCATGCTGGGCACATCGCGGTTTTTCGGAGTGGTCAGCGACATTACCGATCGCAAGCGCCTTGAAGAGTCTCTGAGCGAGCGCGAGCAGGAGTTTCGCAGCCTGGCAAACTCGATGCCCCAGCTGGTGTGGATGGCAGGCCCGGATGGTTACGTTCACTGGTTCAATGAGAGGTGGTACGACTACACGGGCACAACCGCGGAACAGAACTGCGGATGGGGATGGCAATCTGCTCTGGATCCCGGTTATCTGCCGCAATTGATCGCGCGGTGGACTAAATCATTGGAGTCCGGCGAACCCTTTGAAATGATCTTTCCTTTGAAGGGCAAGGAAGATACCTACAAGCCCTTTCTCACACGCGCCGTGCCGATCTACGACAGCAGCGGCGCGGTTACGCGCTGGTTTGGCACCAACACCGATCTTAGTGGCGAATTTGAAATCCAGCAGAAGATTCTAGAGAGCAAGACCAGAGAACAGGCTTCGCTGGAAGACACTCAGAGGCTGGCGGCGATCGTTGAATCGTCCGACGATTCCATTATCAGCAAAGATCTGAATGGAATTGTTAAGAGCTGGAATCCGGGCGCGGAACGGGTGTTTGGCTATACGACTGAGGAGATGATTGGGCAATCCATCAGAAAGATCATTCCGCCCGAACTATTCTCTGAAGAGGATCGCATTCTATCGGCCGTTGCGCGTGGAGAGCGGACCGATCATTTTGAAACCATGCGCATCCGGAAAGATGGCGAGAAGATCGAGGTATCGCTGACGCTGTCGCCGGTCGCTGACGAGAGTGGAAAGATAACGGGAGTGGCAAGCATTTCGCGCGACGTATCGCAGCAGAAGAAGGTTGAAAGGGCATTGCACACTTCAGAGAGGCTGGCCACGGTCGGGCGTCTGGCCGCGACCATAGCCCACGAAATCAACAATCCGCTGGAGGCCGTTACCAACCTCGTGTTTCTCGCGCAGACTTCCATGCAGGATGAAGACGGAAAGATATTTCTTGAACAGGCTCAGCAGGAACTCGCCAGGATGGCATTGCTGACGAAGCAGACGCTAGGCTTCTATCGCGAAAACCGGGGGGCGCGGCCCCTGACATTGGGGGAGCTCGTGACCCCGCTGGTCGCTGTGTTTTCAGCCCGGGCGCGCAACAAGCAAGTCTCCATCGCGACAGACATCCGGGACAATCCGACCATGGTTGGATTTCCGGGAGAGCTACGCCAGCTTTTCGCCAATCTGCTGAACAACAGCATCGACGCGGTCCGAGATCACGGACGCATTCTCATCAGGGTGTCTGCGGCCCATGAGTACGTGGGTGAAAAAAGAGCAGGTGTTCGACTGACCGTCTGCGATAACGGACCGGGAATCGCATTTGAAGTGCGGCAAAAGCTCTTTGAGCCATTTTTCACCACGAAACGCGACGTAGGAACAGGTCTCGGACTGTGGGTGACGTCGAACATTCTTCGCAAGCACAACGGAACAATCAGGGTACGGAGCAGCGTGACGTCCGGCAAAAGCTGGACAGTATTTTCGGTATTCCTTCCTTTGCACTCAGAGCCGGCAGTCGCTTCGGCGTGA
- a CDS encoding response regulator yields MAMQGVRRVLILDDEQIIANTLALILNRSGFEARAVYSGETAIEAARELSPDVLISDVIMQGMTGIDAAIRISEIVPHCHVILFSGQAATSDLLERAHANGHQFELLVKPVHPRALLDRLNKIN; encoded by the coding sequence ATGGCCATGCAAGGAGTGCGGCGAGTTCTCATTCTCGATGATGAACAGATCATCGCGAATACGCTTGCTCTGATCCTGAATCGCAGTGGATTTGAAGCCAGGGCAGTCTACAGCGGAGAAACGGCAATTGAGGCGGCGCGGGAGTTGTCGCCAGACGTGCTGATTAGTGACGTCATCATGCAAGGCATGACCGGGATTGACGCGGCCATTCGCATCTCAGAGATCGTACCGCACTGTCATGTAATTTTGTTTTCCGGCCAGGCGGCCACCTCCGACTTGCTTGAGCGAGCGCATGCTAATGGGCATCAATTCGAACTGCTCGTCAAGCCTGTGCATCCTCGCGCACTACTCGACCGACTTAACAAAATCAACTAA